The following proteins are encoded in a genomic region of Cryptomeria japonica chromosome 11, Sugi_1.0, whole genome shotgun sequence:
- the LOC131071092 gene encoding bark storage protein A, whose product MALKLFVYIHMLLLIFMAGVCNAEYSAKVVSKVNRINSHGPYMGLVIPNAYEMDPLLDPSFFIVNKNVSYIDLSGRRFHVGTIADQKVIVVMTGLAMMNAAITTQLLLSFFKIKGVVHYGIAGNGNSDYPIGDVTIPRQWAHSGLWNWQRHGQGVNDELALESNGDYTRKIGHIHFANYSTEEGVDNLLNNVWYNPDEIFPLSGTPEVRQHAFWVNVSETYYNLAEQLKNITLESCTNSTTCLSTKPKIVKVERGCSASVYLDNASYRNFLHGKFNCTPIDMESAAVALVSLSMEKPFIIIRALSDLAGGSSAGNEASIFENLASKNAVIVVTKFFNLLSSVADKPTNFRST is encoded by the exons ATGGCTCTTAAGTTGTTTGTGTATATTCATATGCTCCTGCTCATTTTCATGGCCGGTGTATGTAATGCAGAGTATTCAGCAAAGGTTGTGAGCAAAGTCAATAGAATCAACAGTCATGGCCCTTATATGGGCCTGGTTATTCCCAACGCTTATGAAATGGACCCCCTACTAGACCCCTCATTTTTTATAGTCAATAAAAACGTCTCCTACATAGATCTTTCTG GAAGGAGATTCCATGTAGGAACTATTGCAGATCAGAAGGTCATTGTGGTGATGACAGGGCTGGCAATG ATGAATGCAGCAATAACCACCCAGCTTCTCTTGAGTTTCTTCAAGATAAAAGGAGTTGTGCACTATGGAATTGCTGGAAATGGAAACTCTGACTACCCTATTGGTGATGTTACTATTCCTCGGCAATGGGCTCATTCTGGCCTATGGAATTGGCAG AGACATGGACAAGGAGTGAACGATGAACTTGCCTTGGAATCCAATGGAGACTACACTCGTAAAATTGGGCATATTCATTTTGCCAACTACAGTACAGAAGAAGGCGTTGACAATCTTTTAAATAATGTTTGGTACAACCCAGACGAGATTTTCCCTCTGAGTGGCACTCCAGAAGTTAGACAGCATGCATTTTGGGTCAATGTTTCTGAAACCTATTATAACCTTGCAGAGCAGCTAAAG AATATAACACTAGAGTCCTGCACCAATTCTACAACCTGCTTGTCAACCAAACCGAAGATTGTGAAAGTAGAGAGAGGATGCAGTGCCAGCGTCTATCTTGATAATGCTTCTTACAGAAACTTTCTTCATGGAAAATTTAATTGCACTCCCATTGATATGGAGAGCGCAGCAGTGGCACTg GTTAGCCTGAGTATGGAgaagccattcataataatcagaGCCCTCTCTGATTTGGCAGGTGGATCGAGTGCAGGAAATGAAGCTTCTATTTTCGAAAACTTGGCAAGCAAAAATGCTGTGATTGTTGTCACTAAATTCTTTAATCTGCTTTCATCCGTAGCTGATAAACCTACAAATTTTAGGAGTACATGA